CTCaccacagcgacgacgcgggGGGGATCgccgttggcgctgctggcgacaCTCGCCGCTTTAACACGGCGGCTTTGAGTGTTATGTTTGAGAACGGCGTCACGACCGTACAGGTGTGTCCGCTCGACTGCCCAGAGGCTCCCGCCATCGAAGAGGCGCTGAAACGGGCGGACCTGCCAGCGGTGAAGGTTCTTCTGGGCCTCggagctgcatcgctgcgagACACCTGTTTGAACGGTAGCACCACACTGGAGTTGTGGGCGGAGAAGCTGTTTAGCCCGGCCGAGATGGACGTCCTTCGCTTTGTGGCGTACAAGAACAAGCGGGCGATACGGTCTGACCCGCGGCTGCAGTTCGGCACCCGTCGCTTCGGCAGTGCCGTGGCGAACTCGTGAGATGGGAAACGCTCgccagagagaaggggcacGTAGCTGCATGGCATTTGTCGCCCCTTCCACTCGGCCACCGCCGAGCTGACTcggggtgggagagggacgcGGAGGAAAGGGCACAAGCGCCACGTCAGCATGCGTACGCTCTCCCCCAGCTGCGATCTTCCTGATTGGGGACCAATCGATAGTCTCTCTCCAGCGGCTTCTCGTACGCGGCTGCAGCCGTCTTGCTTCTCTCCAGGACCCCCGCCTTCTTCCTGATGCTCACAGGTGCGTTCGTGCTGCAACTACGGCGGCCCTCTATTCCGTGTACTCTAACGTCACCGTTGTGTGCTTCCACATTATTATTTTTGGCGGACGACGCTGTTCCCCTTCCGTATGATTTGGTGCGCCTAAGGCAGCTGGGAGTGGGCAAcacggtgcggcagcggcagcggcccgACAAGAACGTACGTGTACATCGTATGGATGGGGTgatgagagaaagaggggatgCATAACGGCTGCGTCCATCCTTGGCAGTTGCACGCCTCCACGCCGACGTCACCACTCTTCATATGGCACCTCTTCCTTTGCTAAGCGCATACACACGAAAAAACATTCTGTTTGATGTACAATAAAGGCCCGTCAcatctctgtttctctgtcGTGTTTACTTTCCTTCCAGTCctgctctccgcctcccccgcccacacacacacactcccctCTGTAGAGTTCTCGACTTCAACGGACccgaaggggaagagaggacgGGGACGTTGTAACTGCGATCGCTACGAtggtgttttttttgtttctcatGTATCCGCCTCAGATGAAATAGAGCCAAGAGGCAGTATGGGGCCCCATGGTGCCAAGCGCATGACGGCGCACAAAACGAAGGATGAGAGAACGGGTCGTCGCATGCGCTGCACTCTCGACGAGATGGCAACGACGTCTGTCTCGGCGGGGCCGTGGACGCCTCAAACCCCGACGGTGCTCGTACACACACTCAGAccctctcctttttgcttctgtccacccacccactctcCTCCCCGGTCTCCCTGCGCCAGTGACAAGGACGTGTGGCATCACACCAAGAAGATAACCTTTatctcctccctcacttactcactctctctgtgcgtgcagcgCCGTAGCTTTCATCTCCACGtcgtatctctctctctctctgactcAGTGGCTGATTTACAGCTGCGCACGGAATTACagtgacacacacgcacacacacacacacacacacacacacgcgcgcgtcaTGGATGAGGTAGATCTCAccacgcctctcctccagctgAATCCGCCAGTGCTGGTGCGCACCACCAGTGGCGAAGTTGGCGCAATCGACCTGGTCGCGCTTCGGCGGACCACCACAGGGATAGCAAGGACCACACCCGCAGTGACCAGCTCGCCACACCCACTAACTGCTGGCACTGCCGCACTGTCTTTGGCAGCGCGCAGGCTGCACGATGCCAAGCGCACGGCACAGAACGTGTACCGACAAGCACGCGATGTCACCATGCCGACTATGCCTGGGGTGTCGCTGGCGCCCCTATCGCGAGCGCAGACCATACAAGACAGTGGAAAGCGCAAGTGCTCCCTTGCTGGCACTGCACGTAGCAGAGAAACAGCCACGAactctgccgctgcagcctcgATGGGCAACTCTGGACATCGCCCAGCGGCAGACGTGCGACGCGATGTTGGCTCCGCTCCACCATCACCGACTGCGGGCTTGACCCCAAGCCGAGGAGCCGCTCCTCACGCATTCATGCAacccgccgccacagcggctGCGGCCTCCGCGGACAGCCAGAGATTGTCGGTAAACATGCCGTACCTCATGCGGCACGTCCACGATACGGCGGCACTGCTTGACGTTCTCTTCCCCATTCAGCACCagtccaccgccgcctctcccAGGTGTACTGGGTCTCCTAGTGGCGTGAGTAGCGACAGCAAAGCTGCTGAGGAAGATGCGGTGCAGCTGGTCTCTGTTCAAACGgtctcagcagcgcctgcgttTCGTGAGGATGTCATGGCGCTTCATGGTGCACTGCGGAAGCGCCTCGAGGCTCGTCGGGCGCGGCCTACCGGCCTGTGCCTCATTCGGCGAGAACTCTATCGTGACCTCTTTTCAGAGCTGGTACGCCAGGTTACCGTCGAGGAACCAGCACGGGGTCTGTTGCTGGCCCGCGTACGAGAAGAAGCGGAGCGCGCCCTTCAGGTCcacgcagcactgctgcgcgaAGGGGAACGGTTTGTCGCTggcaagctgctgcaggacacGCATGACGCGCTTGTCCTGGAAGAGCGCCTCGCCGCCctgcagcaagagaaggTAGTCTTGGAGGTACGGAAACACGAGTTGCTGGAAGCCCGcaaggcagcggtgcagtgcTTCGAAGAGGaacggcagctgcggcatgcgcagcagcaggatgAGCTGAAGTACTTGCGACACGCGAACCAGCAGCTGAGCCTGCGGCTGAAGATGGAGACGGAGCGGGAGTCGACCGCGGGTTAGTTAGAGGGTAGCAACGAGGGAGCGCCAGCGATGTCATAAGCTCGACTCTTACTCTTGGTGTCCCTTTTCATTGCGCGTGTCAGTGAttcttcgtgtgtgtgcaagctagggggaggagggaaagacgCCGAGTGGATTCGATGGTGGTCgatccccccccctttcaccGCCCCCTACGaccgcgcctctctcctcttctttgttcATGTGATGTAGAATAAACTGTCATCTGTTTTGTCTCCCTGTTTAGTTTTCCGGTGGTCGTCGTGGTCGTGGCTCTTTGTCCCTTCGCCAGTGATGCGATGCAgctttgctttgctttttttctttccgaGACGCCCATGTGTATGTACCCATGTTCATCCTTGATGTACCTGTTGCAGATCCTCCAACAGCCCATTCCTGCCACAaccacctccaccttcgTCTCCAGTCCATCAATAGCTGCACGAACGTCGCTGTAGTGTAGGGTACTATGGCTTATTTGGCTGCGTCTCACTTGGGCGATGACTCTGTGCCGCGGTCACTCCCTCTTCGGCGCTTCTCCTCACTAgttccttcccctcccccctccccatctcctcctcatgcTCGCTGTGTGGGTACGTGCAGGAGTTCGGTGTCCAAGTTGCAGAGCCGTTGTGCAATGAAGCCTCTCTTTTCATGCGATGCAGGCTTGAACAGTTACGCGAGAAAGTCGCTGCGGAGGAACACGCACGGTCGAGTGAGGCGAGAGCGTCATGAACGAGGCCAACTCAGCAAGGAAACGGGTGACCACTAGTGAAAGTGGCCTGCTCTCGCTGCGGGTAGCCTTTTGTCCGTGAGAGTGTGGTGGTATGGGCAGCGCTCAACGGTTTAGGCGTGCGTGCATCCAAGTGGAGTCACCGCATTCCTTTTATTCTTCTGTCTAGTGACACTTGAGAGAGTGGGGGCGCAAATACGACAGACACACTGCGCTGGAATTGCCGGCTCTCCGCCctcggggggaggggggagggggagatggcGTTCTACCGCTCATTCAATTAAAGTGAGCTCGTCGAGGGAGGCGACTATTTTGCAAACAGTCGGCGCCTTCCGATGTTCCCTTTGCGTGTGTGATGATGCATCgatctcctcttttctctttttcttagGATCCCATCACAAACGCCCCGCAATCTCTGTCATCGAGCTGCAACGACAGCATCATCTGTGCGGTCGACAAGTGAAAGTCAGCCACGACTATACTCAGGTGTGTgactgtgtgcctgtgtcttGGGGTGTGTGCGAAGTAACGCACCCCATATCTCTCTTCTCAACCTCGGTGCTATCCcggcaagaagaaaagcaacaGAGGCGGCTACCAGTGCCTCCTAGAAACccacagaggagaagggctTAGCGCTACGCCGTCCAACGCGCACATGCCACAACCCTCTccctgcacccccccctcccctcacgcTGTATCGGTAAATCTTATCATCGTCACTTCATCCTTTTTCTCGTTCAGACATGCCCGATAGTGGCAACGTAGTGCACCATCCCCtggtgcgtgtgaggggaggggcaacaATGCTCTTGGCCGCCCTGATTGGCGCTCTTCCACCGCCAGCCCAGGCGGTACTTCGCAGAGCGCTTAGAGTCATATCCGTCATGACCTTAGCAAAGGTGCAGCGGACTGCCGTATTGATGCTTGCTAGGCGgttgcttcttcctctcatCACTGGCGCCTTTCCAACAGCCTCCGGCCCCTTCAAGCCAGCCAAGCTGAACTCGTCATCCGCCTCACTGATCGAAGCACTATCGCATGCCCTTACCGTGTACTCTCTCGCGAAGAAGCTGATAAAGGCAGACCGGGGGGACTCGTTCGTGTTTacggcggccaccgctgcgtctCTTTCTAGCGAAGAGGGACCCCTTtgtcgcctcctcggcgctgtggtgggcACCGAGGCACTATCACTGTCTTCGACACTGCCCAGCGTCCCGCCTTCTGTTTCCACTGCCGCCCCACCGCGAATGCGCTCGGCTCTGTTTGCTACCACTACGCCTGTTGCACTGAATGCTTACCTGCGCTACGTGCACGCGCGTACGAGAGCCTCGCACGTTGCCATTCTTGTGCCTGGGCTCCTCACCGCCCCGTGGACCACTCACCTCATCCCCGTCTTGCGCGACGCCTTTCGCAGCCAAGGCACGACGGTCGTTGGGTACGACATATGCGCCGATGCAGAGCACTACGACGTGGACCTGCGTCACTTACGCGACCTGATCCGGCAGGTGCGCCGAAGCACAGCGAAGCCGTGCGCGTTGTCATCCGCGTCGAGTGCAGCGTCACTAACCGGTGTGCTGGTCCTCGCCAGTGTTCGCGGCCGCAGCGTTCGCAATGGTGATGAGGCGTGCGTACTCGTCAAGATGCACGGCtggcaggtggtggagctgtGTGTGCCAACACTGCCGTTGGATGCGGTGCATGACTTGAACCCGAAGCTCCGTCCGCAGTGGATGAGAAAACGTCAGGCGCAATGCACCACGTTCTCGGTGCGGCCGGATGTGCGCCTAACCGCCTTCGACGACGCTGGCATGTACGGCGGAGCGGTCGTGGAGCTGTGTAGCGACGACTCTGCCCTCCTGCTGCACATGAAGTCTCAGTGTCAGCCAGGGCAGATGGAAAACAGGGACGGTGACGCGGTTTGGCAGACAAAGGCGCGCAGCTCCC
The window above is part of the Leishmania panamensis strain MHOM/PA/94/PSC-1 chromosome 33 sequence genome. Proteins encoded here:
- a CDS encoding 33 kDa inner dynein arm light chain, axonemal, putative (TriTrypDB/GeneDB-style sysID: LpmP.33.1240), with translation MDEVDLTTPLLQLNPPVLVRTTSGEVGAIDLVALRRTTTGIARTTPAVTSSPHPLTAGTAALSLAARRLHDAKRTAQNVYRQARDVTMPTMPGVSLAPLSRAQTIQDSGKRKCSLAGTARSRETATNSAAAASMGNSGHRPAADVRRDVGSAPPSPTAGLTPSRGAAPHAFMQPAATAAAASADSQRLSVNMPYLMRHVHDTAALLDVLFPIQHQSTAASPRCTGSPSGVSSDSKAAEEDAVQLVSVQTVSAAPAFREDVMALHGALRKRLEARRARPTGLCLIRRELYRDLFSELVRQVTVEEPARGLLLARVREEAERALQVHAALLREGERFVAGKLLQDTHDALVLEERLAALQQEKVVLEVRKHELLEARKAAVQCFEEERQLRHAQQQDELKYLRHANQQLSLRLKMETERESTAG